One genomic segment of Methanocorpusculum sp. includes these proteins:
- the fen gene encoding flap endonuclease-1 yields the protein MGVALRPLLAEYKESPGWEGLGGIAAIDAFNALYQFLSGIRQADGAPLMDNEGRTTSHLSGLLFRNANLIEKNITPIYVFDGKPPVFKASTLAKRREVRENAADSWEKALKEGDEESARKFAMASSKVDAYIIDSAKELLSALGIAWIQAPEEGEAQSSYMALNGDVTYAVSQDYDSLLFGAPDLVRNITISGKKRIRGKVFSIYPERLRLEAVLSGMRVTREELVQIALLIGTDYNSGVPGVGPKTAVKIVAEGKFYDRIDESENAADPNQLIRYFLDPPVERSYRIESRSPDPELVIDLLCGKHGFTKERVEAGLERLGAKKGQATLDAWF from the coding sequence ATGGGTGTTGCCCTCCGGCCGCTTCTTGCGGAATATAAAGAGTCGCCCGGATGGGAAGGGCTCGGCGGGATTGCGGCGATCGATGCCTTCAACGCATTGTATCAGTTCCTTTCAGGTATACGGCAGGCAGACGGTGCCCCCCTTATGGACAACGAGGGGCGGACCACGTCCCATCTGAGCGGGTTGCTTTTTCGGAACGCGAACCTAATCGAGAAGAATATCACCCCCATATATGTTTTTGACGGGAAGCCCCCCGTGTTCAAAGCATCGACGCTGGCAAAGCGCCGTGAAGTTCGGGAAAATGCCGCGGACTCATGGGAGAAGGCACTGAAAGAGGGAGATGAAGAGAGCGCCAGAAAGTTTGCGATGGCCTCATCGAAGGTCGATGCTTATATTATCGATTCAGCTAAGGAGCTTCTCTCGGCTCTTGGGATAGCCTGGATCCAAGCGCCCGAAGAAGGGGAAGCTCAATCCTCCTATATGGCATTAAACGGGGATGTGACTTACGCGGTATCTCAGGATTATGACTCGCTCCTGTTTGGAGCTCCTGACCTGGTTCGAAACATTACAATTTCAGGAAAAAAAAGGATCCGCGGGAAGGTATTCTCGATATATCCGGAGAGGCTCAGGCTGGAAGCGGTCCTCTCAGGAATGAGGGTGACGCGAGAGGAGTTGGTCCAGATAGCTCTGCTGATCGGAACGGATTACAACAGCGGGGTGCCGGGTGTCGGACCAAAAACCGCAGTGAAAATCGTTGCAGAGGGTAAATTCTATGACCGGATCGACGAGTCGGAGAATGCAGCGGATCCAAATCAGCTGATCAGATACTTTCTGGATCCACCGGTCGAGCGGTCCTACCGGATCGAGAGCAGATCGCCGGACCCGGAGTTGGTCATCGACCTTTTGTGCGGGAAGCATGGGTTCACGAAAGAAAGAGTGGAGGCAGGACTTGAACGACTCGGCGCGAAAAAGGGACAAGCCACGCTGGACGCGTGGTTTTAA
- a CDS encoding DHA2 family efflux MFS transporter permease subunit gives MTDTLPSGKTLIFILIVASIASFMSALDGTIVNIALPSIAKAFDLSTSSVAWVSTIYLLVIAGLLLIIGKITDTIGLKKIFLGGFAIFVIGSFSCGFFPDLLHSFNILLISRIVQAIGGGMMIVVAPAMLSRFMPGDRRAKGLALIMLFAAVGMALGPTLGGYLTEYLSWHWIFFINVPVGIFAVILGLFVIPENKPDSCPLKRFDTAGAILIFVGLAALLFAFSEGFSLGWTSPQIIISTLLAVIFIGGFIRRELHYDNPLIDLGMFKSRSFVVLNIVFALLYFTFAGANYILPFYLEYIHGFSTSNAGLILTSLSVGMMITGILSGLIYAKLVGKIKYMVMVGVVLVGVGYFLLSHLSPVTGLGVIITALSMIGLGIGVTVTPLTTLIMGAAPASKQGMVSSLTGLERYAPMTIGVAVYNLIVIVGIVTIVKDSGITYKTPADISPSILALGFDMAFVISVILAVVILALCFFIKEEKAVEE, from the coding sequence ATGACAGATACCCTCCCTTCAGGAAAGACCCTGATATTCATACTGATCGTTGCATCCATCGCCTCATTCATGTCAGCCCTTGACGGGACGATCGTCAATATCGCTCTCCCAAGCATCGCGAAAGCATTCGATCTCTCCACCTCCTCCGTCGCCTGGGTCAGCACAATATATCTCCTCGTCATCGCCGGCCTGCTGCTGATCATCGGGAAAATTACCGACACTATCGGCCTCAAAAAAATATTTCTGGGAGGATTTGCCATCTTCGTCATCGGCTCTTTTTCCTGCGGGTTTTTCCCCGACCTTCTGCACTCGTTTAATATCCTCCTGATTTCCCGAATCGTCCAGGCAATAGGAGGCGGGATGATGATAGTCGTGGCCCCAGCCATGCTTTCCCGATTCATGCCGGGGGACCGACGGGCAAAAGGCCTCGCCCTCATTATGCTTTTTGCCGCCGTCGGCATGGCGCTTGGTCCGACACTTGGAGGATATCTTACCGAGTATCTTTCCTGGCACTGGATCTTTTTCATCAACGTCCCGGTCGGCATTTTTGCCGTCATCCTGGGACTTTTCGTCATACCGGAGAACAAACCCGATTCATGCCCTCTCAAGAGATTTGACACTGCCGGAGCAATCCTTATTTTTGTCGGCCTTGCGGCGCTGCTCTTCGCCTTCTCGGAAGGATTCTCTCTTGGCTGGACCTCACCCCAAATCATCATCTCGACCCTCCTTGCCGTGATCTTTATCGGCGGCTTCATTCGGCGTGAACTGCACTACGACAACCCGCTGATTGATCTTGGCATGTTCAAAAGCAGATCATTTGTTGTCCTGAACATCGTCTTCGCACTGCTCTATTTCACGTTTGCCGGAGCGAACTATATTCTCCCGTTTTACCTTGAGTATATACACGGTTTTTCGACCTCAAACGCGGGACTCATCCTGACAAGCCTCTCGGTCGGGATGATGATCACCGGCATTCTATCCGGTCTGATCTATGCAAAACTGGTCGGCAAAATAAAATATATGGTCATGGTAGGTGTTGTTCTGGTTGGAGTGGGATATTTCCTTCTCTCCCACTTGAGCCCTGTTACTGGGTTAGGGGTCATCATCACTGCACTTTCAATGATTGGTCTCGGAATTGGTGTGACGGTCACGCCTCTTACCACGCTGATCATGGGGGCGGCTCCTGCATCCAAGCAGGGAATGGTCTCAAGTCTGACCGGTCTGGAGCGGTATGCCCCCATGACGATCGGTGTGGCAGTCTACAACCTCATTGTGATCGTAGGCATCGTCACGATCGTCAAGGACTCAGGGATAACCTATAAAACACCCGCAGATATCAGCCCATCCATCCTCGCACTCGGTTTTGACATGGCGTTTGTGATCTCGGTGATCCTGGCCGTGGTAATTTTAGCTCTCTGCTTCTTCATCAAAGAAGAAAAGGCGGTAGAGGAATAA
- the rpiA gene encoding ribose-5-phosphate isomerase RpiA: protein MDAVVEAKRNAGYRAADMVKDGMIVGLGTGSTVFFAMERLGERIRSEGLRIFGVPTSHQTAMRAEEYGISLTTLSLHPVLDMAIDGADQVTPSKQMIKGRGAAHLREKIVADAAKQFVVVIDQAKEVPVLDAMVPIEILPFAYGSVCRKLAELGGKPVMRNGVKKDGPVISDNGNYIFDCAFGRVDDPVLLESAINSIPGVLENGIFAKMTEKTIVIVGKSA from the coding sequence ATGGATGCTGTGGTTGAAGCAAAAAGAAATGCCGGGTATCGTGCGGCTGATATGGTAAAGGACGGGATGATCGTGGGGCTTGGAACGGGCTCGACGGTTTTTTTCGCGATGGAACGTCTTGGTGAGCGGATCAGGTCGGAAGGCCTGCGGATCTTTGGTGTTCCGACATCCCATCAGACGGCGATGCGTGCCGAAGAGTACGGTATTTCGCTGACGACTCTGTCTCTTCACCCGGTGCTGGATATGGCCATTGACGGGGCTGATCAGGTGACCCCGTCCAAGCAGATGATCAAAGGGCGCGGTGCGGCGCATCTCAGAGAGAAGATCGTTGCTGATGCGGCAAAACAGTTTGTTGTGGTCATTGATCAGGCAAAAGAAGTGCCCGTTCTGGACGCTATGGTCCCAATCGAGATCCTGCCGTTTGCGTACGGGAGTGTCTGCAGGAAGCTTGCTGAACTTGGCGGCAAGCCGGTTATGCGTAACGGCGTGAAAAAGGATGGCCCTGTCATTTCTGACAATGGAAATTACATATTCGACTGTGCATTCGGCAGAGTGGACGACCCTGTTTTGCTCGAGTCTGCGATCAATTCGATCCCGGGTGTGCTGGAGAACGGTATCTTTGCTAAGATGACTGAAAAGACGATCGTCATCGTCGGTAAAAGCGCCTGA
- a CDS encoding uroporphyrinogen-III synthase — protein sequence MQIAITRLAEKGTTDQALCERYGHSARIVSPLRAELRASLVQTFVLAANDGDFDAIFFTSAYPAKHIGLLLDREITKRCRVIAIGPQTAKILHNQGIAAETLPTFYSRDFVPYLGEWIEGKRIGIPRADVPNPDLIEAIEQAGGMTFEYRCYGLVPTGEFLDLDGADIVLFTSANSFSQARLPDLTGIIPAAIGEITAKRMQDGGVIPVVVGDGSLEGTLTILNEYLKTQ from the coding sequence ATGCAGATTGCAATAACCCGTCTCGCGGAAAAAGGTACAACTGACCAGGCATTATGCGAACGATACGGTCATTCGGCCAGGATCGTCTCGCCGCTACGGGCCGAGCTGAGGGCAAGTCTTGTTCAGACCTTTGTTCTTGCCGCAAATGACGGAGATTTTGACGCGATCTTCTTCACGAGCGCATATCCGGCAAAACATATCGGCCTGCTTCTTGACCGGGAGATCACGAAACGCTGTCGTGTCATCGCAATCGGACCGCAGACCGCAAAGATACTGCATAATCAGGGTATTGCCGCAGAAACCCTCCCTACATTTTATTCACGAGACTTCGTGCCGTACCTCGGCGAGTGGATCGAGGGAAAACGGATCGGAATCCCCCGGGCGGATGTGCCGAATCCGGATCTGATCGAAGCAATCGAACAGGCAGGCGGAATGACCTTTGAGTACCGATGCTACGGGCTTGTCCCGACCGGTGAATTCCTTGATCTGGATGGGGCGGACATCGTACTTTTCACCAGCGCAAACTCTTTTTCACAGGCACGTCTGCCTGATCTTACCGGAATCATTCCCGCTGCTATTGGGGAAATAACCGCAAAACGCATGCAAGATGGAGGCGTCATACCGGTCGTTGTTGGAGACGGATCACTTGAAGGGACGCTCACCATCCTAAACGAATATCTGAAAACACAATAA
- the hypE gene encoding hydrogenase expression/formation protein HypE: MKKDTEVNMMHGAGGEVMGELLQTLTAFKNNNAGGIGLESLDDGSTFTVGGKTIVLTTDSHVVKPIFFPGGDIGRVAVSGTVNDLAVMGARPIALTCAMIIEEGFPIADLEKIVASMDEALGEVGASIITGDTKVVEKGSLDGIVINTAGVGVIEDEGFLIRDKNLTVGDKIIVSGTLGDHGLAIVSYREGFDLGDQLKSDVAPLWKMIKAAMKAAGTDNIHAMKDPTRGGFAACINEMARKAGVKVVVSEDTVPIRESVASAGSLLGIDPLQVANEGKCVMGVAPEAAERVLAALKNHPYGKNAAIIGEVVEGSGVVMQTRIGGERFIEPPLGDPVPRVC, translated from the coding sequence ATGAAAAAGGATACTGAAGTAAATATGATGCACGGTGCCGGCGGAGAGGTAATGGGAGAACTTCTCCAGACGCTCACGGCATTCAAAAACAATAATGCAGGCGGGATCGGCCTCGAGTCGCTGGATGACGGCTCGACCTTCACGGTCGGAGGAAAAACCATCGTTTTAACGACTGACTCGCACGTGGTAAAACCGATCTTTTTCCCCGGAGGAGACATCGGCAGGGTCGCGGTCTCCGGAACAGTCAACGATCTTGCCGTAATGGGTGCACGGCCAATCGCTCTGACCTGTGCAATGATCATTGAGGAAGGATTTCCAATCGCAGATCTCGAAAAGATTGTTGCTTCGATGGATGAAGCCTTAGGCGAAGTCGGCGCATCGATCATCACCGGCGACACGAAAGTTGTAGAGAAGGGAAGTCTGGACGGAATCGTGATCAACACTGCGGGGGTCGGCGTGATCGAGGACGAAGGATTCCTGATTCGTGACAAAAACCTCACGGTCGGTGACAAGATCATCGTATCAGGAACACTCGGCGACCACGGACTCGCCATCGTTTCATACAGAGAAGGTTTCGATCTTGGCGATCAGCTGAAGTCCGACGTTGCCCCGCTCTGGAAGATGATCAAGGCGGCGATGAAGGCGGCCGGGACAGATAACATTCACGCAATGAAGGACCCGACCCGCGGAGGCTTCGCCGCATGCATCAACGAGATGGCACGCAAAGCCGGCGTAAAAGTCGTCGTGAGCGAGGATACCGTCCCCATCAGGGAAAGCGTTGCTTCCGCCGGATCACTGCTCGGAATTGATCCTCTGCAGGTCGCAAACGAAGGAAAATGTGTCATGGGTGTCGCCCCAGAGGCGGCAGAACGTGTCCTGGCCGCCCTGAAAAACCACCCATACGGGAAAAATGCCGCGATCATCGGTGAAGTGGTTGAAGGATCCGGTGTTGTTATGCAGACACGGATCGGCGGCGAACGGTTCATCGAACCGCCGCTTGGAGATCCGGTTCCAAGAGTTTGCTGA
- a CDS encoding glucose-6-phosphate isomerase family protein, which produces MKMFWPGSLPIPSVRTMEDMENVFAVRPSNRNPDTPLYYMYRDLYQTHGDHTWLERHHLRYDITRIPAGFINGEYTKTKGHYHPSNAAGVPYPEVYEVLSGFAYYLLQKRDHTDVILVPAHTGDTVLIPPGYGHVTINPGSEDLIMANLVSTDFSSEYGEINEMHGAAYYYMKKEGWVPNPHYGEQIPMHVILPLPLPELGLVQGRGLYGMVGTNDTLDVMNRPEDYMEIIGRFCADKKRF; this is translated from the coding sequence ATGAAAATGTTCTGGCCCGGTTCCCTTCCAATCCCGTCCGTCCGGACCATGGAGGATATGGAGAATGTGTTTGCAGTACGCCCGTCAAACCGGAATCCGGACACACCGTTATATTATATGTACCGCGACCTCTATCAAACACATGGGGATCATACCTGGTTGGAACGTCATCATCTCAGATATGATATTACCCGGATTCCCGCCGGGTTCATCAATGGAGAATATACAAAAACAAAAGGGCATTATCACCCCTCAAACGCCGCCGGGGTCCCGTATCCTGAGGTATATGAGGTCCTTTCTGGATTCGCCTATTATCTTTTACAGAAACGCGATCACACGGATGTCATACTCGTGCCGGCCCATACGGGTGACACTGTCCTTATCCCTCCCGGATATGGTCATGTAACCATTAATCCTGGCAGTGAGGATTTGATTATGGCAAATCTGGTGTCTACCGATTTTTCCAGTGAATACGGCGAGATCAACGAGATGCACGGGGCCGCATACTACTATATGAAAAAAGAGGGTTGGGTCCCTAACCCGCATTACGGCGAACAGATCCCGATGCATGTGATCCTCCCGCTTCCCCTTCCTGAGCTTGGGCTTGTTCAGGGTCGTGGTCTTTACGGCATGGTCGGAACAAATGATACTCTCGACGTGATGAACCGGCCCGAGGATTATATGGAGATCATCGGCCGGTTCTGTGCTGATAAAAAACGTTTTTGA
- a CDS encoding MarR family winged helix-turn-helix transcriptional regulator produces the protein MQQKPIQEGLGHNIMAFDKYFRIYLKNNLKVYNLNTAEGMVLLSLCGEERRTEGQIFDSIHKNEPETTQDQLVHELHYDKSVMTRTMQSLESKGYVTRSMNPADSRSFLFGLTEAGSGFKAVLMDIMREWNDTVLEGFTALEICQMSDILAKLAQNAQKTGIRKER, from the coding sequence ATGCAGCAAAAACCGATACAGGAAGGTCTCGGCCATAACATCATGGCATTTGACAAGTATTTCAGAATATATCTGAAAAATAACCTCAAAGTCTACAATCTCAATACTGCTGAAGGAATGGTTCTCCTCTCACTCTGCGGAGAGGAGCGAAGGACAGAAGGACAGATCTTCGACAGTATTCATAAGAATGAACCGGAAACGACCCAGGACCAGCTGGTTCATGAACTGCATTATGATAAAAGTGTGATGACGCGAACAATGCAGTCCCTCGAAAGCAAGGGGTATGTTACACGATCCATGAATCCAGCAGACAGCAGGTCATTTCTTTTTGGTCTGACAGAGGCGGGATCTGGTTTCAAAGCCGTCCTTATGGATATCATGCGGGAGTGGAACGACACGGTGCTGGAGGGATTTACGGCTTTGGAAATCTGCCAGATGAGCGACATACTTGCGAAACTTGCCCAAAACGCCCAGAAAACAGGTATCCGGAAAGAACGATGA
- the dnaG gene encoding DNA primase DnaG, with translation MYSIDSIKYLIHMHIEAEGVVEKTDVVGAIFGQTEGLLGEELDLRDLQRSGRIGRIDVQIISKHGKTSGECYIASSLDRAETAILAAALETIDRIGPCMAAVRIQNIEDLRAIKRRQIVERAKELLLESFDEVGISTYDILAEVRQASRVEKITTVGAERLPAGPAVLDSDAIIIVEGRADVLNLLKCGINNTVAVEGTKVPDTVIDLSYKKNTTVFVDGDRGGDLILRELLQVADIDFVAFSPRRRSVEDMSRKEIVKSLRNKVPASVLKDHIEKDEPISDLVFEIEAGREEGQTTPIPDEDEKNAAPVEPERISAEPAPIIKDETAITLPAEPEPVPIKKPENPVTIKEHTEYMKHTGRSRILTEDAGLIGDYSLQELKAVLPKLNDDAAGIIVDAAVDQKFIDQAFAKGLKYVAAHKFEGIVRRPTGLRLIPF, from the coding sequence ATGTATTCAATCGACAGTATCAAATATCTCATTCATATGCATATCGAAGCGGAGGGGGTGGTCGAAAAAACCGACGTAGTCGGGGCTATCTTCGGTCAAACCGAGGGGCTCCTCGGTGAAGAACTGGATCTCCGCGACCTTCAGAGGAGCGGACGAATCGGCAGGATCGATGTCCAGATCATCAGCAAGCACGGCAAAACTTCCGGCGAATGCTACATCGCCTCCTCCCTCGACCGGGCAGAAACTGCGATATTAGCTGCAGCTCTGGAAACGATCGACCGCATAGGTCCCTGTATGGCAGCGGTCCGCATCCAAAACATAGAAGATCTCCGGGCAATCAAACGCCGGCAGATCGTCGAGCGGGCAAAGGAACTTCTCCTGGAATCCTTTGACGAGGTAGGTATCTCCACCTACGACATCCTTGCCGAAGTCAGGCAGGCAAGCAGAGTCGAAAAAATCACGACGGTCGGGGCGGAGCGGCTCCCCGCAGGACCGGCCGTTCTGGATTCCGACGCTATTATCATCGTTGAGGGACGCGCAGACGTGCTGAATCTTTTGAAGTGCGGCATCAACAATACCGTGGCGGTCGAGGGAACAAAGGTCCCGGATACCGTAATTGATCTTTCATATAAGAAAAACACCACCGTATTCGTTGACGGCGACCGGGGAGGGGATCTGATTTTGCGTGAACTTCTCCAAGTTGCCGACATCGACTTTGTGGCATTCTCCCCACGCAGAAGAAGTGTAGAGGATATGAGCCGTAAGGAGATCGTCAAATCGCTTAGAAACAAGGTTCCTGCGTCAGTCCTGAAAGACCACATCGAAAAGGACGAGCCGATCTCCGATCTGGTCTTCGAGATCGAGGCAGGCCGGGAAGAGGGACAGACCACTCCTATTCCAGATGAAGACGAAAAAAATGCTGCTCCGGTTGAACCGGAGCGTATCTCCGCAGAACCAGCCCCAATAATCAAAGATGAGACGGCAATAACGCTACCCGCGGAGCCCGAACCAGTTCCAATCAAAAAACCGGAGAATCCCGTAACGATCAAGGAACATACCGAATATATGAAACATACCGGCCGAAGCAGGATCCTCACGGAAGATGCGGGCCTTATCGGCGATTACTCACTTCAGGAACTCAAGGCAGTCCTGCCGAAACTGAATGATGATGCTGCGGGAATTATCGTGGATGCTGCCGTCGATCAGAAATTCATTGACCAGGCATTTGCAAAAGGGCTGAAGTATGTCGCAGCACACAAATTTGAAGGGATCGTCCGGAGACCGACAGGTCTCAGACTGATCCCCTTCTGA
- a CDS encoding presenilin family intramembrane aspartyl protease PSH, whose amino-acid sequence MSEYNLRSAASYVGLILMMAVTSLLAVLLIGPVMEAGLGAFEDPDSILNAFLFIFAMLVVTAVLLILIKWKAQQIISIIIGFSLAAVIYYVVMALLLQFGLGIWADVGGVIFGIGIIALLWFYPEWYVINIAGIVVAAGCAAIFGVSLSLLPVLILLVLLMVYDFIAVKRSKHMLTLADGVLRQKMPIMFLVPKTKGYSYRKSGFSIRDSKGERGAYMVGMGDVIMPAILVVSAQVFAGGEGVISIFGLYLPALGALVGGIIGLLILIVPVNTGKPQPGLPLINGCAIIGFFLCCLIAGSWAWLIW is encoded by the coding sequence ATGAGTGAATATAATCTGCGTTCTGCTGCGTCATATGTCGGTTTGATTCTGATGATGGCGGTGACCAGCCTTCTCGCGGTCCTTCTTATTGGTCCGGTGATGGAGGCGGGTTTAGGTGCATTTGAGGATCCCGACTCTATTTTAAATGCGTTTCTGTTCATCTTTGCAATGCTGGTGGTTACCGCTGTTCTGCTTATCCTCATCAAATGGAAGGCACAGCAGATAATCAGTATCATAATCGGTTTTTCTCTGGCAGCAGTGATCTATTATGTGGTGATGGCTCTTCTGCTTCAGTTCGGACTGGGTATCTGGGCGGATGTGGGTGGTGTGATTTTCGGGATCGGGATCATCGCTCTTCTTTGGTTCTATCCTGAGTGGTACGTGATCAACATTGCCGGAATCGTAGTGGCGGCAGGATGTGCAGCCATATTTGGGGTGTCGCTCTCACTCCTCCCGGTCCTGATCCTTCTTGTTCTTCTGATGGTCTATGATTTTATCGCGGTGAAACGGTCGAAGCATATGCTGACCCTCGCCGACGGCGTGCTTCGTCAGAAGATGCCGATCATGTTTCTTGTTCCGAAGACGAAGGGCTACTCATACCGGAAGAGCGGATTTTCCATCCGTGATTCTAAAGGGGAACGCGGCGCGTATATGGTAGGTATGGGGGATGTTATCATGCCGGCGATTCTTGTGGTCTCAGCACAGGTGTTTGCCGGAGGCGAGGGTGTAATCTCGATTTTTGGTCTGTATCTTCCCGCATTAGGGGCTCTTGTCGGCGGGATTATCGGTCTTTTGATCCTTATAGTGCCGGTAAACACCGGAAAACCCCAACCGGGTCTGCCGCTGATCAACGGGTGTGCGATTATCGGTTTCTTCCTCTGCTGTCTGATAGCGGGCTCCTGGGCCTGGCTTATCTGGTAG
- a CDS encoding type IV pilin, which produces MKRRLSEQSDDGVSPVVATLLLIALTLILCAIIAACLMNYTSSGVSPSYPPEILAIESVNHYNGEIFAFASKVTLINIGTEKLWNSDYSAKVYINGEKKFIIIKTLRADEFIPTQHFGIQLLYGSGPRGYEWEPENSGVFDLNDGTIHPGDVLRIDIIRKEDGKVISRSIKLIE; this is translated from the coding sequence ATGAAACGAAGGTTGTCTGAACAAAGCGATGACGGCGTATCGCCTGTTGTTGCCACGCTGCTCCTTATTGCCCTAACGCTAATTCTTTGTGCTATTATTGCCGCATGCCTCATGAATTATACGTCATCGGGAGTATCGCCTTCATACCCTCCGGAGATACTGGCGATCGAGTCGGTCAATCACTATAACGGCGAGATATTTGCCTTTGCAAGCAAAGTAACCCTGATAAACATCGGGACAGAAAAGCTCTGGAATTCCGATTACTCTGCTAAAGTGTATATAAACGGTGAAAAAAAGTTTATCATCATCAAAACACTAAGAGCGGATGAATTTATTCCAACACAACATTTCGGGATCCAACTTCTATATGGTAGCGGCCCTAGAGGATATGAATGGGAACCCGAAAACTCCGGTGTTTTTGATCTGAACGATGGAACGATTCATCCCGGAGATGTCCTCCGGATCGACATCATCAGAAAAGAGGATGGGAAAGTTATTTCACGTTCGATAAAATTGATCGAATGA
- the pyrC gene encoding dihydroorotase yields MTELILSNARMPDGRIADISIDQGIITHIGSSGHAERVINCRNRLCIPAATDIHVHMRDGSQAAKETWKTGTQAAAAGGVATVVDQPNTIPPMESVENFTKRVSLASKESFCHFGINGSVTENADIPGLIQAGVLAFGEMFAAPSSYGNALTVDVIRDSLKILADYNMLVTVHAEEVKDGEVHSLAEHSHSRPISGELKTIRLVQDLAPSGAKLHICHVSSAEVFDTIKGSFEVAPHHLFLSYEETTPENTFWKMNPPLRSKKERLLLMENVSKIPVIASDHAPHTIQEKSQAFSAAPSGIPGVETMLPLLMNAVAERKITLDDVLAKTVTNPCSILGIPAPSLTPGSRADFAVYADTPVKISGESLHSRCGWTPYEGMPGLFPTTTVIGGVSAWHDGEFTRGGGRMWSNTHASQLRRKE; encoded by the coding sequence ATGACCGAACTGATTCTTTCCAATGCACGGATGCCTGATGGAAGAATCGCAGATATCTCCATAGATCAGGGAATCATTACCCACATTGGAAGTTCCGGACATGCAGAAAGAGTAATTAACTGCAGAAACCGGCTCTGCATACCTGCCGCTACTGACATACATGTCCATATGCGTGATGGAAGTCAGGCCGCTAAAGAGACCTGGAAAACGGGCACACAGGCGGCGGCGGCAGGAGGAGTAGCTACGGTCGTCGACCAGCCAAACACCATCCCCCCGATGGAATCTGTGGAAAACTTTACGAAGAGGGTCTCCCTAGCTTCGAAGGAATCCTTCTGCCATTTCGGGATAAACGGTTCGGTTACCGAAAATGCTGATATACCAGGTCTGATTCAGGCGGGGGTCCTTGCATTCGGAGAGATGTTTGCTGCACCTTCAAGCTATGGAAATGCCCTTACCGTTGATGTGATCCGTGACTCCCTGAAGATCCTTGCGGATTACAATATGCTTGTGACCGTCCATGCAGAAGAAGTGAAGGACGGAGAGGTACACTCTCTTGCGGAACATTCACATTCCCGTCCAATATCTGGAGAGTTAAAAACCATACGACTCGTGCAGGATCTCGCACCTTCAGGCGCAAAACTGCACATATGTCATGTCAGCAGCGCTGAGGTGTTTGACACAATAAAAGGCAGCTTCGAAGTTGCACCTCACCATCTGTTTTTGTCCTATGAAGAGACAACACCGGAAAACACCTTCTGGAAAATGAACCCCCCGCTCCGCTCGAAAAAGGAGCGGCTTCTTCTCATGGAGAACGTCTCAAAGATCCCTGTGATCGCATCGGACCATGCCCCGCACACAATACAAGAAAAATCACAGGCATTCTCCGCCGCCCCTTCAGGTATCCCTGGAGTTGAAACGATGCTCCCCCTGCTGATGAACGCGGTCGCTGAACGGAAGATCACGCTGGATGATGTACTCGCAAAAACAGTGACGAACCCATGCAGCATTCTCGGCATCCCTGCCCCTTCGCTTACTCCCGGCTCAAGGGCTGATTTTGCCGTGTATGCCGACACCCCGGTGAAAATATCGGGCGAATCACTTCACAGCAGATGCGGCTGGACCCCCTACGAAGGAATGCCCGGACTTTTCCCGACGACAACCGTGATCGGCGGGGTCTCTGCTTGGCATGACGGGGAGTTCACCCGTGGCGGTGGACGAATGTGGTCAAACACCCATGCCAGTCAACTTCGCCGAAAAGAGTAA